In Pseudomonas fluorescens NCIMB 11764, a single window of DNA contains:
- a CDS encoding redoxin domain-containing protein, whose product MHTSELDDAKETNGDLVQGPLPAGTVAPDFTLYATPDQQLSLRELKGNPVILAFYPADWTSVCGDQLTLYNQLLPTFREYGATLLGISVDSAWCHQAFSKDRNFHFSLLADFEPKGAVARQYGAYDSHLGVCKRALFVIDKEGVIAWSYISPMAINPGADGILDALDALANSSQSTPT is encoded by the coding sequence ATGCACACTTCAGAATTGGATGATGCGAAAGAAACGAATGGCGACCTGGTTCAGGGGCCGCTGCCGGCCGGCACTGTCGCGCCCGACTTCACTCTGTACGCAACCCCTGATCAGCAGTTGTCGCTACGCGAGCTAAAGGGAAATCCCGTGATACTGGCGTTTTATCCCGCAGACTGGACTTCGGTTTGTGGCGACCAACTGACCTTGTACAACCAGTTGCTACCCACATTCAGAGAATACGGTGCGACGCTACTGGGTATCTCGGTTGACAGCGCTTGGTGTCATCAGGCCTTTTCCAAAGATCGGAATTTTCACTTCAGCCTGCTCGCCGATTTCGAGCCCAAAGGGGCTGTGGCGCGACAGTATGGAGCGTACGACTCCCACCTGGGAGTTTGTAAGCGGGCGTTGTTCGTGATTGACAAGGAGGGAGTGATCGCCTGGAGCTACATCTCACCAATGGCAATCAATCCGGGGGCGGACGGCATTCTGGATGCGCTGGATGCTCTGGCGAATTCATCACAAAGCACGCCAACCTAA
- a CDS encoding LLM class oxidoreductase, translating into MYRPSTIPYQEHRGFSRTFTPGHLSLGLFFPLEAFDGDTPNMLNQVALAKRAEALGFCALWFRDVPLRDPNFGDVGQVFDPWVYLGYMAAHTSEIALGTASIAIPLHHPLHTAKASASVDQLSAGRLILGVASGDRPVEFSAFGVDPERRGDIFREHYEVIRQAHSTSFEPIRWSGGEMQGADLIPKPTTQVIPMFVTGNSRQSLDWIARESVGWINYPRPPNMQRLIVEDWRLEVMKQCGSVYKPFTQSLYIDLDENPSTPPTRIHLGFKLGHYHLRFLLESLEEIGVDHVILNLKYGKRPAAQVIEELGTHIVAQFGVQPRSEAN; encoded by the coding sequence ATGTATCGGCCGAGCACGATTCCTTATCAGGAGCATCGAGGGTTCAGCCGAACCTTCACTCCGGGTCATTTGAGCCTGGGATTGTTCTTTCCTTTGGAGGCCTTCGATGGGGACACGCCGAACATGCTCAACCAGGTCGCATTGGCCAAACGAGCAGAGGCGCTGGGCTTCTGCGCGCTCTGGTTTCGCGATGTGCCTCTTCGGGACCCTAATTTCGGTGATGTCGGCCAAGTCTTCGACCCCTGGGTTTACCTGGGCTATATGGCCGCTCATACGTCGGAGATAGCGCTTGGTACCGCATCCATTGCCATCCCGTTACACCATCCTCTGCACACGGCCAAGGCATCAGCCAGCGTCGATCAGTTGAGCGCAGGTCGCTTGATTCTGGGTGTAGCTTCCGGCGATCGCCCAGTGGAGTTTTCGGCTTTTGGCGTCGATCCCGAAAGGCGCGGAGACATCTTTCGAGAGCACTACGAGGTGATTCGCCAAGCCCACAGCACCAGCTTTGAGCCCATTCGCTGGAGCGGTGGTGAGATGCAGGGTGCAGACCTCATTCCGAAACCCACAACCCAAGTCATTCCAATGTTCGTGACCGGCAATAGCCGCCAGTCACTGGATTGGATCGCGCGCGAAAGCGTCGGATGGATCAACTATCCACGCCCACCGAACATGCAGCGACTGATCGTGGAAGATTGGCGGCTGGAGGTCATGAAGCAATGTGGTTCCGTCTATAAGCCCTTCACTCAGTCGCTTTACATCGACCTCGATGAGAACCCGTCCACGCCGCCCACTCGCATTCATTTGGGGTTCAAACTTGGACACTACCATCTCCGTTTTTTGCTGGAGTCGCTTGAGGAAATCGGAGTGGACCACGTTATCCTGAATCTCAAATACGGAAAGCGCCCTGCTGCGCAAGTCATTGAGGAGCTGGGGACTCACATCGTTGCGCAATTCGGAGTACAGCCTCGTTCTGAAGCGAACTGA
- a CDS encoding low temperature requirement protein A: MKSLKYYEKNRHATWLELFFDLIFVVAIGKVTHTLGHLHHGHFEQEQLWTFLLLFVPLWWIWSSHTIYSNRFDTDSNLHRLATLFLMLLLIVLSARIGEELEVNYALVIACYFGIRAIISIMYISSINKFDHRSEFSSRLGFALLVSAVVSLSSILFDPPMRYLVAYIGILLDILLPLFSWGKLKPLPAHTEHLVERLGLLTLILLGESVISLSGGLSDIQWDRYNVMAAITGFIMICSIWWIYFDSFYLLSKNESSMSGHSLIYSHLFLFMGLALLANLIRHAILNDIAMRDFQITSIIGMALFFLGKQYGYFIAVPKIRKYILQNTLIVFSLGGLVIFLPRVEYILVGLTATMICYVFLNFRYR; encoded by the coding sequence ATGAAATCTTTGAAGTATTATGAAAAAAATCGACACGCCACATGGTTAGAGTTGTTTTTTGACCTGATTTTTGTTGTTGCAATTGGCAAGGTTACGCATACTCTTGGACATCTTCATCATGGCCACTTTGAACAGGAGCAATTATGGACATTTTTACTGCTTTTTGTTCCATTATGGTGGATCTGGTCCAGCCACACGATTTACTCAAACAGGTTTGATACAGACAGTAACCTTCACCGCTTGGCAACATTATTTTTAATGTTGCTGCTCATTGTGCTGTCTGCACGGATTGGGGAAGAATTGGAAGTAAACTATGCGCTTGTTATTGCCTGCTATTTTGGTATACGTGCCATCATCAGTATTATGTACATTTCGTCCATAAATAAATTCGATCACCGTAGCGAATTCTCCTCCAGGCTTGGCTTCGCCCTGTTAGTTAGCGCAGTTGTTAGTCTTTCATCCATTCTTTTTGACCCACCTATGCGTTACCTTGTCGCTTACATTGGGATTTTACTTGACATTCTGCTCCCTTTGTTTTCTTGGGGTAAGCTAAAGCCATTGCCTGCACATACAGAACACTTGGTTGAACGACTAGGTTTACTCACCCTCATCTTATTGGGCGAGTCGGTAATTAGCCTTTCTGGAGGGTTATCTGACATTCAATGGGATCGTTATAATGTGATGGCAGCTATCACCGGATTTATCATGATTTGCAGTATCTGGTGGATCTATTTTGATAGCTTTTACCTACTGAGCAAAAATGAAAGTAGTATGAGTGGACACTCCTTAATCTACTCGCACCTTTTTCTATTTATGGGGCTAGCACTTCTCGCAAATTTGATCAGGCATGCGATCCTGAATGACATTGCGATGCGCGATTTCCAGATTACGTCAATCATCGGCATGGCCTTATTTTTCTTAGGCAAGCAATATGGCTACTTCATAGCGGTACCTAAAATAAGGAAATACATACTACAAAACACCTTGATCGTGTTTTCTCTAGGTGGGTTGGTTATATTCCTACCCCGCGTCGAGTACATATTGGTCGGCCTGACAGCAACCATGATCTGCTATGTTTTCCTAAATTTCAGGTATCGTTGA
- a CDS encoding DsbA family protein has protein sequence MATLKVPVSASDHRQGSAHAKVTLVEFGDYECPYCGLAYWVVKKLQQHFRDDLQFVFRNFPLTTAHPHAMGAAVTAEYAGSRGLFWEAHDELYENQDRLGLPLFRAIALKHGLSDEELYLAMQDGTYVPKIKSDFNGGVRSGVNGTPAFYIDGLRYDGAPEFTEMSQMIELSLVS, from the coding sequence ATGGCCACTCTCAAAGTCCCGGTAAGTGCCAGCGACCATCGCCAGGGAAGTGCGCATGCTAAGGTCACACTGGTGGAATTTGGCGACTATGAATGTCCCTACTGCGGTTTAGCGTATTGGGTCGTCAAAAAGCTACAGCAGCATTTTCGCGATGATCTGCAGTTTGTGTTCCGTAACTTTCCACTGACCACTGCTCACCCGCATGCGATGGGTGCAGCCGTCACCGCTGAGTATGCCGGGAGTCGAGGACTCTTCTGGGAGGCTCACGACGAATTGTATGAAAATCAGGATCGATTGGGCCTGCCGCTGTTTCGGGCCATCGCTTTAAAACATGGCCTCTCCGACGAAGAACTCTATCTTGCCATGCAAGACGGTACCTACGTACCCAAAATAAAATCCGATTTTAATGGCGGCGTACGCAGCGGCGTGAATGGCACCCCAGCGTTTTACATTGACGGGCTTCGCTATGACGGGGCTCCGGAGTTCACCGAGATGAGTCAGATGATTGAGCTTTCGTTAGTGAGTTGA
- a CDS encoding XdhC family protein: protein MRHLDVQVIDQALQWAREGQAQWLCTVLSTYGSAPRAPGAMLVTNGTGEHVGSLSGGCVEEEFLESLARGELRDPAQIVSYGDSIEQRHRLRLPCGGVLIVLVEHRAASLEWIAHLESLQAALLGQRRLQRHVELSSGALRLDPDTGHGSERVQVDGERVRISVGPALRLILAGLSPVAEVCASFARAIGCEVIACDPREEMMHVHLEGVEMQRVLPSMFIAAGGCHAATAVVALTHDPRIDDLALMEAVHTPAFYIGAMGSQATSAKRAERLKRIGGLTDEQIARLHMPIGLDLGSKAPAEIALAVVADILRVYHGKERHAL from the coding sequence ATGCGTCATCTCGATGTTCAGGTGATCGACCAGGCACTGCAATGGGCTCGCGAAGGGCAGGCCCAGTGGCTGTGCACGGTGCTCTCCACCTATGGCTCGGCGCCGCGTGCGCCGGGTGCGATGCTGGTTACCAATGGCACGGGCGAACACGTCGGCTCGCTGTCGGGTGGCTGCGTCGAAGAGGAGTTTCTCGAAAGCCTGGCGCGCGGTGAGTTACGCGACCCGGCGCAGATCGTCAGTTATGGCGACAGCATCGAGCAGCGCCACCGTCTACGATTGCCCTGTGGCGGCGTGCTGATCGTGCTGGTCGAGCATCGCGCCGCCAGCCTCGAATGGATCGCACACTTGGAGAGTCTGCAAGCAGCGTTGTTGGGGCAGCGCCGTCTGCAGCGTCATGTCGAGCTGAGCAGCGGTGCGTTGCGTCTGGACCCAGACACTGGACACGGCAGCGAGCGGGTGCAAGTCGACGGCGAAAGAGTGCGCATCAGCGTTGGCCCGGCGTTACGCCTGATTCTGGCAGGACTCTCGCCTGTGGCTGAAGTCTGTGCCAGTTTTGCCCGCGCCATCGGCTGCGAAGTCATCGCCTGCGACCCTCGGGAAGAGATGATGCATGTACATCTCGAGGGCGTGGAGATGCAGCGTGTGCTGCCCTCAATGTTCATTGCCGCCGGAGGTTGCCACGCGGCGACGGCGGTGGTGGCGCTGACTCACGATCCGCGAATCGATGACCTGGCGCTGATGGAAGCGGTGCACACTCCGGCGTTTTACATCGGCGCCATGGGATCTCAGGCAACGTCGGCCAAGCGCGCCGAGCGGCTGAAACGCATCGGTGGTCTGACGGATGAACAGATCGCCCGTTTACACATGCCCATCGGCCTCGATCTGGGCAGCAAGGCCCCGGCGGAGATCGCTCTGGCGGTGGTGGCCGATATCCTGCGCGTTTATCACGGGAAAGAGCGCCATGCCTTGTAA
- a CDS encoding zinc-binding dehydrogenase yields the protein MAFGFPWQVSFVCAASFVLTSTALVMQVLSERGDITEPRGQHVSALIDQGVLQTTVGEHFGAINAANMRRAHALVESGKARGKIVLEGF from the coding sequence ATGGCTTTTGGATTCCCTTGGCAGGTGTCATTTGTCTGCGCAGCGAGTTTTGTACTCACCTCCACGGCCCTGGTTATGCAAGTTCTCTCGGAACGCGGTGACATTACCGAGCCGAGAGGGCAGCACGTCAGCGCTCTGATTGACCAAGGTGTTCTGCAGACCACTGTGGGCGAGCACTTCGGTGCGATTAATGCGGCCAACATGCGTCGTGCCCATGCGCTGGTCGAGAGCGGCAAGGCCCGGGGCAAGATCGTTCTAGAAGGTTTCTGA
- a CDS encoding helix-turn-helix transcriptional regulator → MSIAQRVFHGRFGRVALLNMDRSLVTHTHSECHVLVKVSGEDTYFNVNGRRVPLSDRTAVLVNAWEPHFYDPQPGAGATLILALYIEPAWLATAQQSLALSGRPDFFARSCIELSSRNRTLADILVAEAHGCGIVPKERMEFMLFDFLIELIEDFSSWRHLSLLGAPNSNEFRDARVRRGTAWLLEHLDDPNPIDNAARACGLSRAHFFALFKKDTGMTPTLLLNDARMRRAFAWLERERSGTLGLLSENLGFSEQGHFTRFFRQHIGASPSQYRRVVDSYTAV, encoded by the coding sequence ATGTCGATTGCCCAACGGGTTTTCCACGGCAGGTTTGGACGGGTCGCCTTGCTGAATATGGATCGTTCGCTGGTCACCCACACCCATTCCGAATGCCACGTGCTGGTCAAAGTGTCTGGCGAAGACACTTACTTCAATGTCAACGGTCGGCGGGTTCCGCTCAGCGATCGCACGGCGGTGCTGGTCAATGCCTGGGAGCCGCATTTCTACGATCCGCAGCCGGGTGCCGGTGCCACCCTGATCCTGGCGCTCTACATCGAGCCCGCCTGGCTGGCCACGGCCCAGCAGTCGCTGGCGCTCAGCGGTCGCCCGGACTTTTTCGCCCGGTCGTGCATCGAGCTGTCGAGTCGTAATCGCACCCTGGCCGACATCCTGGTCGCCGAAGCGCATGGTTGCGGGATCGTGCCGAAAGAGCGCATGGAATTCATGCTGTTCGACTTCCTGATCGAACTGATCGAGGACTTTTCCAGCTGGCGGCATTTGTCGCTACTGGGAGCGCCGAACTCAAATGAGTTCCGGGACGCGCGTGTGCGCCGTGGCACCGCCTGGTTGCTTGAGCACCTCGATGATCCGAACCCGATCGACAACGCCGCGCGGGCTTGTGGTCTATCGCGCGCACACTTCTTTGCGCTGTTCAAGAAAGATACCGGCATGACGCCGACCCTGCTGCTGAACGACGCGCGCATGCGCCGGGCTTTTGCCTGGCTTGAGCGTGAGCGCAGTGGAACGTTGGGCCTGTTGTCGGAGAACCTAGGGTTCTCCGAGCAAGGTCATTTCACACGGTTCTTCCGTCAGCATATCGGCGCTTCCCCCAGCCAGTATCGGCGTGTGGTTGATAGTTATACGGCGGTTTGA
- a CDS encoding OprD family porin — MSGKTITASSVFLSITLSVQAHADFLSDSKATLGMRNFYFNNDNRDGVAAPTKTEEWAQGFMLDFKSGYTDGMVGFGVDGLGLLGVNLDSGKGRHVGSSMMPSDSDNRAVDEWSRLGLTGKVKMSKTELRYGTLIPKLPILVANDGRVLPQTFEGVQITSSELNSLTLTGGRIEHAIGRGSSDQTGLAVTGGTRESNQFDFAGGDWKVTKDLTAQYYYAGLDNYYTQHFLGLIHTLAISDNQSLKTDLRYFKTDSSGANSSGTSGYRVSGYTKNGDGEIDNRTWSAALIYTLGGHAITAGYQSVSDGSNFTQLSQGSLTDKGAGGASLYLYTDRLIQTFTRAGERTAFGQYAYDFAALGVPGLKGSVMYLSGDNIKTTFGNNQKEWERDISLDYVFQSGALKGVGFGWRNGKSNSEASRNVDQNRVFVSYSIPLL, encoded by the coding sequence ATGAGTGGAAAAACAATAACTGCAAGTTCGGTGTTTCTTAGTATCACCCTGAGTGTCCAGGCGCATGCTGACTTCCTGAGTGATAGCAAAGCCACCTTGGGAATGAGAAACTTCTACTTCAATAACGACAACCGCGATGGCGTTGCCGCCCCTACCAAAACCGAAGAATGGGCGCAGGGTTTCATGCTGGACTTCAAATCGGGCTATACCGACGGCATGGTTGGCTTTGGTGTCGATGGCCTGGGGTTGCTGGGGGTTAACCTGGACAGCGGCAAAGGACGGCATGTCGGCAGCAGCATGATGCCTTCTGACAGTGACAACCGTGCCGTCGACGAGTGGAGCAGGCTGGGGCTGACCGGAAAAGTCAAAATGTCGAAAACTGAACTTCGCTACGGCACCTTGATTCCGAAACTCCCAATTCTGGTCGCCAACGATGGGCGCGTGCTTCCGCAAACCTTCGAGGGCGTTCAAATCACCTCGAGCGAGCTCAATAGCCTGACCTTGACTGGAGGTCGGATCGAACATGCAATAGGACGTGGTTCGAGCGATCAGACGGGGCTGGCCGTTACTGGTGGTACGCGCGAAAGCAATCAGTTTGACTTCGCCGGGGGCGATTGGAAAGTCACCAAGGATCTGACAGCTCAGTACTACTACGCCGGCCTCGATAACTACTATACGCAGCATTTTTTGGGATTGATTCACACCCTTGCCATCTCGGACAATCAGTCCCTAAAAACCGACCTGCGCTACTTCAAAACTGACTCGTCAGGTGCAAATAGCTCCGGTACGTCAGGCTACAGAGTTAGTGGCTACACCAAAAACGGTGATGGAGAAATCGACAACCGTACCTGGAGTGCCGCGTTGATTTATACACTGGGTGGCCACGCGATTACTGCGGGGTACCAAAGTGTGTCGGATGGCAGCAACTTCACTCAACTCAGTCAGGGTAGCCTGACAGACAAGGGCGCCGGTGGAGCAAGCCTGTACCTGTATACAGACCGCCTGATCCAAACTTTCACCCGCGCAGGCGAGCGCACAGCTTTCGGTCAGTATGCTTACGACTTCGCCGCTCTGGGTGTCCCTGGCCTGAAAGGCTCGGTCATGTACCTCTCCGGTGATAATATTAAAACTACGTTCGGCAACAACCAAAAGGAATGGGAAAGAGACATTAGTCTGGACTACGTCTTTCAATCCGGAGCGCTCAAAGGCGTCGGGTTCGGCTGGCGTAACGGCAAGTCCAACAGCGAAGCATCTCGAAACGTAGATCAGAATCGAGTTTTTGTGAGTTATAGCATTCCGCTTCTCTAG
- a CDS encoding alpha/beta fold hydrolase has protein sequence MSPQQFLQLGPLRLEYRQIPAADPSRPTLVLLHEGLGSADQWKDFPQRLAQASGYGVVTYSRQGYGQSSPVTLPRPLNYLSSDGPRELRQLLDALQLPQVVLLGHSDGASIVLAYAAANDPRVLGSIALAPHVIVETESLDGIRHTTDVWHQGELRERLARHHGVNVDGAFHGWSDSWLHPDFSLDDLEAQLAYIEKPLLVIQGREDHYATPEQLVVIQRQVPGPCRCVLLDNCRHFPQTEAPEQTLQLICEFLEHLPAFI, from the coding sequence ATGTCGCCACAACAATTTCTGCAACTTGGGCCGCTGCGCCTGGAATATCGCCAAATTCCTGCGGCTGACCCATCGCGACCGACGCTTGTGCTGTTGCACGAAGGCCTCGGCAGCGCCGATCAATGGAAAGACTTCCCCCAGCGCCTGGCCCAGGCTAGCGGTTACGGTGTAGTCACTTACAGCCGTCAGGGTTATGGGCAATCGAGCCCGGTAACCCTGCCGCGTCCGCTGAACTACCTGAGCAGCGACGGCCCTCGTGAACTGCGGCAGCTGCTCGATGCCTTGCAACTGCCGCAAGTGGTCTTGCTCGGTCACAGTGACGGCGCATCCATCGTCCTCGCCTATGCCGCCGCCAACGATCCGCGCGTGTTGGGCAGCATTGCATTGGCGCCTCACGTGATTGTCGAGACCGAGAGCCTCGATGGCATTCGCCATACCACTGATGTTTGGCATCAGGGCGAATTGCGCGAACGCCTGGCACGCCACCATGGGGTCAATGTCGACGGCGCTTTTCACGGCTGGAGCGACAGCTGGTTGCACCCGGATTTTTCCCTGGACGATCTTGAAGCGCAGTTGGCCTATATCGAAAAGCCGCTGCTGGTCATTCAGGGTCGCGAAGACCACTACGCCACGCCCGAACAACTGGTGGTCATCCAGCGGCAGGTGCCTGGGCCGTGCCGCTGTGTGTTGCTGGATAACTGTCGGCACTTTCCCCAGACCGAAGCGCCCGAGCAGACCTTGCAGCTGATCTGCGAATTCCTGGAGCACCTCCCCGCCTTTATTTGA
- a CDS encoding CmcJ/NvfI family oxidoreductase, which yields MKHTTDTPASVITTLTYLVKHDAKPYVHTEALTGDSEPHYFAEQEEREVTIHNGRPLAGSLSLDKQGFELHRRDTVVDDLYDDALVESIYYDEVKALIKELTGASRVVIFDHTRRSDAERRDIRGPASRVHNDYTDRSGPERIRDVLGQDQAAALVSVAQINLWRPMSGPVKRSPLAVLDASTLNSNDLLATDLVYPDRIGEIYHLAYNPQQRWYYFPDMRRDEVLLIKGYDSRHDGRARFTPHTAFKDPNTPPGAPPRESIEVRTLAFFD from the coding sequence TTGAAGCACACAACTGATACGCCCGCTAGCGTCATCACGACACTTACCTACCTGGTCAAGCACGATGCGAAGCCCTATGTGCATACCGAGGCTCTGACCGGTGACAGTGAACCGCACTACTTTGCCGAACAGGAGGAGCGCGAGGTCACGATACACAACGGTCGTCCGTTGGCAGGCAGCCTGTCTCTGGACAAGCAGGGGTTTGAACTCCATCGGCGGGATACGGTGGTCGACGACCTCTACGACGATGCCTTGGTGGAAAGCATCTACTATGACGAGGTCAAGGCCTTGATCAAGGAGTTGACGGGCGCGAGCCGGGTCGTCATCTTCGACCACACCAGGCGCAGCGACGCCGAACGGCGGGATATTCGCGGTCCAGCCAGCCGTGTGCATAATGACTACACCGACCGCTCGGGGCCTGAGCGTATTCGCGACGTGCTGGGTCAGGATCAAGCCGCCGCACTGGTGTCGGTGGCCCAGATTAACCTCTGGCGCCCGATGAGCGGGCCCGTCAAGCGCTCACCGCTGGCCGTGTTGGACGCCTCGACGCTCAACTCCAATGACCTGCTGGCCACCGACTTGGTCTATCCGGATCGTATCGGTGAGATCTACCACCTGGCCTACAATCCGCAACAGCGCTGGTACTATTTTCCGGACATGCGCCGTGACGAAGTCTTGCTGATCAAGGGGTATGACTCACGTCACGACGGCCGTGCCCGCTTCACGCCCCATACCGCCTTCAAAGACCCCAATACGCCGCCGGGAGCCCCGCCGCGCGAGAGTATCGAAGTTCGCACCCTGGCCTTCTTTGATTAG
- a CDS encoding SPOR domain-containing protein, whose protein sequence is MRKLGLGFLVTGVFGQLSALLWTYTSTGPTCQNNVDNSYIQQKVTTFEKLLDDTANKVATELSAKDSDGLTHLAENEPPLPDSMEADAVQFLIEKTDETPVLTLSSLPTQVHKWTIILSGLIAFTGLLLALFARKKTIEPQWHAFRTEPGSLITLERPCLTCGGYILHAKKVASTTPSSGLWVVEIALNTPSRHRAVKAIKQLELPVARKENNFVVIGPYQQKQDAARVVKQLSEIHGVRGWVMAGN, encoded by the coding sequence GTGCGAAAGCTTGGCTTGGGTTTCCTGGTAACTGGCGTTTTTGGGCAACTTTCAGCACTACTATGGACCTACACGTCCACAGGACCAACTTGTCAAAATAACGTCGACAATTCATACATCCAGCAAAAAGTGACAACATTTGAAAAACTACTTGATGACACCGCTAATAAAGTTGCGACAGAGCTCAGTGCAAAAGATTCCGACGGGCTCACGCACCTTGCAGAAAACGAGCCCCCTTTACCCGATTCAATGGAGGCTGACGCCGTACAGTTCTTGATCGAAAAGACAGACGAAACACCGGTACTTACGCTGTCTTCATTGCCCACACAGGTACACAAATGGACAATTATTCTCAGCGGTCTGATTGCTTTTACCGGCCTGCTCTTGGCACTCTTCGCCCGCAAAAAAACCATTGAGCCGCAATGGCATGCCTTTCGCACCGAACCAGGTTCGCTAATCACGCTGGAACGCCCGTGCCTGACGTGCGGCGGCTATATTTTACACGCTAAAAAAGTAGCTTCAACGACGCCTTCATCCGGCCTATGGGTGGTCGAAATTGCATTGAACACACCCAGCCGCCATCGCGCAGTAAAAGCCATTAAGCAGCTGGAGTTACCGGTAGCGCGTAAAGAAAACAACTTTGTCGTCATCGGCCCGTATCAACAAAAGCAGGACGCGGCCCGGGTCGTGAAACAGTTGAGTGAAATTCATGGTGTTAGAGGATGGGTGATGGCTGGGAATTGA
- a CDS encoding DUF6388 family protein yields MIAKELRAELALKKFLDANLWIQLELSELNYSLAENCGLSPEEYRFKFLKEAFEAEADAHDCDYWDFILQWVAETMEELELMREERMKEIYDFMDN; encoded by the coding sequence ATGATCGCAAAAGAACTTAGAGCCGAACTCGCCCTGAAGAAATTCCTGGACGCCAACTTATGGATCCAACTTGAGCTCAGCGAACTGAACTACAGTCTCGCTGAAAACTGCGGGCTCTCGCCAGAAGAATATCGCTTTAAGTTTCTGAAAGAAGCATTTGAAGCAGAAGCGGACGCTCACGACTGCGATTACTGGGACTTTATCCTGCAGTGGGTAGCTGAAACCATGGAAGAGCTTGAATTGATGCGCGAAGAACGCATGAAAGAGATTTATGACTTTATGGACAATTAA